In Coturnix japonica isolate 7356 chromosome 11, Coturnix japonica 2.1, whole genome shotgun sequence, the sequence GACCACGGAGGCCAGAGGAAAGCTTCCCCGCCCGCCAGACCTCCCCTTTCCCCCAGCGCTCCCTGGAGGCCACCTCCAGctgaggagagggaaggggaggcCGAGGCTCAGAGCGTCACATGCAAGCTGAAAGCCACCAGGGGCAGGAGGCTCACGGCAAGCAGGCGGCCACCTGGTACGCGCCCTCGGCCGTGTGCTGCAcgctgtgctcctgcagcaggccCAAGTCCAGGAAGCGCTCCCCGCACCACATGCACTTGTACTGCTGCTCGCGGGCGTGCACGCTGTGGTGCTTGTTGAGGTGCTCGCGCTGCTTGAAGGCCTTCTCACAGGAGGGGCACTTGTAGGGCTTCTCGCCCGTGTGCACGCGCCGGTGGCGCTGCAGGTCCGAGGCGTACTTGAAGCGCTTTTCACAGTCGGGGCACTTGAGGGGCTTCTCGCGGGCCGGGTCGCAGCGGTGCTGCACGAACTcggaggaggagaagaaacgTCTCTCGCAGAGCGTGCACTTGAGGGGCTTCTCGGCGCAGTGTGCCAGCTGGTGCTTCTGCAGCGCCGAGGCCCGCTTGTAGGACTTGTTGCACACCGCGCACTTGAAGGGCCGCTCGGCGTTCTGCACGCACTTGTGCCGCAGCAGCTCCGAGGACTGGTTGAAGCCCTTCTGGCACACGTTGCACTTGAAGAGGTTCTCTATGCCGTGCACGTGCTGGTGGTACACCAGGTGCGAGGGCTGCACGAAGCCCTTCTCGCACAGGTTGCACTTGAAGGGCTCCTCGGCCTTGTGCGTGCGGCGATGGCGCATGAGCGCGTACTGCTGCTTGAAGCTCATCTGGCACAGGTCGCACTTGAAGGGCCGCTCCTCGCTGTGCGTGCGCTCGTGCTGCCGCAGGTCCGAGGGCCGCTTGAAGGCCTTCTGGCACTCCCCGCAGCGGAAGGGCCGCTCGCCGCTGGGCGTGCaggggtgctgcagcagctcggACGACTCCTTGAAGTGCAGCTCGCAGACGTTGCACTTGAAGAGATGCTCCCCCGAGTGCGCGTACATGTGGCGCACCAGGTGCGAGCGGTGCTTGAAGGTCTTCTCGCACACCGTGCACTTGTAGGGCCGCTCCGAGCTGTGCGTCCGTTTGTGGTGCACCAGGTGGGACGACTGGCTGAAGCTCTTGTCGCACAGCGTGCACTTGTACGGCTTCTCGCCCGTGTGGATGCGCTCGTGCCGGGACAGCTCCGAGAGGTGCTTGAAGGTCTTCTGGCAGATGGAGCAGCTGTAGGGCTTCTCCGAGGGATCCAGGGGCTGCGGGTGCTCGGCCTCGGGTGGCTTGTAGGTCTTCTCGCAGATGGAGCACTTCATGGCATTGCCGTTGTGGACGTTGTGGTGCTGCGCCAGCGAGGTCAGGAGGGAGAAGCCCATCTTGCACACACCGCACACGAAGGGCTTCTGCTCCACCTGGATGCACTGGTGTTCCAGCAGGTCGGTGGCCTGGTGGAAGATCTTCAGACACTGCGTACACTGGAAAGAGCGGTCATGGCCTGGCAAGCACTGGTGCTCATGGGGGTTGGAGAGGTGAGTGAGGTCGTGGCCGCACACCCCGCATTTGTGGGACGGCTCCCCAGCCTGCAGCGGGGCgtgctggtggtgctgcagACCCGGGTCCGGCTGCAGCAGGATGCCGTAGACGGCACAGCCCAGGGGGTTGTCGGCGGTGCTGGGTGGGATGGAGTGTTCCGGGAGGGCGGTGGTCCCGGCGTGGTGCTGCTGCGGAGGTGGTGGCGGCTGCTGCggttgctgctgttgctgctgccagCTTTCTGACATgcttgggaaaaagaaacagggtTTTAGCAGTGACAGCTTCAGCTTCTCGGTCAGAAAGGttcaagtaaaaataaaaatcaaaagcatcCAAGATTCTGATTCCCTGCACCGATCCCGAAATCGAGGACAGGAAacccagcccacagccaggATCCTGGGGAGTGAGGAGGACGAGATGCCACGGGCTCCTCCTTGGATCTGCAGAAGTTCTTTGTGTGTTCCGGtcttttgtttggctttttctttttctctttccttttcaaagaaagaaggaaggcaggTAGAAGCAAGTGCCTTGAAGACAAGAGGAGGCCCTTCTCTGTGCTGGCTGCGATGCAGGCAATGCTCACACGCAGGCAGGGTGTGAGATGCGGCGCAGGGAGCAGCTCGGCCTGCAAGAAGAAGACAGTTCACATCAGATCGCAGAGGACAGCCAGGCAGCTCTCCAGTCAGGTGAGCTCGTGGCCCACTTTGCAAACTCTCCTGCAAAGCACCTGGGAGCTCATGGAagggagctgagcagagctggagcactgcatgctgctggcagcagccaaaAACTCAGTGTAGAAACAGACCCTGCTTGGCCAACACAGCCACAGGTTTGCCTGGTAAGCTCTTACACGaagcagcagaggctgcttcAGTCCCCATCAGGCCTAGGATACAATAACAGGGTGAACACATCCATCCGTTTCTCTGTGCAGGATGAGTTGCGCTAAATGCTGTGCAAAAAAAGCTACCGAGTGAAATGTTACAAATACCAGGGCAGATTCCCACCCTAGCAAGGCAGTTCTGCCAGTCCCAACCTCCTCCTGAAGCTCCAGCATTGAGCACATCAACCTCTGACAGAGCCAAGGGAGGGAGGTACCCATGAAGTTTCCCCTCTGCCTGTAGGAAGAGCCAGAGAAGACGTTACCCTGcctgcagagaaaacaggacCTGCAGGCATCAGGCCCAGCCCCTTGCCCCAGATGTACTGCTTGGCCTTACTGGTTCTTCTCACAGATAAAACCCAGTACTGACCAAGAGAAAAGTTAGATCCACCGTCGAGCAGTGGGTACAAACAAGTGACAAGACACTTCAAGAGCATGGATGTGTCCATGGTTTGgcaagaggcagcagcaggcactgctgggcCACAACCCACATCCCCCCAGTGCCTCTGTGCTACAGGGACAGGGCACTGCTTTGTCCTGCAGCACAAACCCGAGCAATAGAGCACCCAGAGGCCCAAGTGCCAGGCTGGTTTCCTCCAGCTGACAGTGCTGACACCTGGAGCAGACGCTGCGGGCAGGATACAGCCCTGCCCCCTCAGCACCCTGCAGGGACGGGGCATCACTTTGTCCCCCAGCACAAACGTGGGCAGCACAACACAAAGAGGCACCGATGAGCCGGGCCGGGGTCCTGCCAGGATCTGGGagctcagctcttctgctctgaCACCCGGAGGAGGAGCTGAGGGCAGGATGCGGCCCCAATGCCCCCAGCAGGAGCTCCAGCCGCAGCCCGGGGCTCTCGCCGTGTGCTGACCCTGCAGCACGAGCCGGGCTCGGGGAGCCGTCCCATGGCAGCGCCATCCCCGCGGGATGCGGCATCACCCCATCCCGGCATCATCACCCCATCCCGGCATCACCCCATCCCGGCATCATCACCCCATCCCGGCATCACCCCATCCCGGCATCACCCCATCACGGCAGCCGCCCGTACCGACCTGCTTCACCGGGACCGGCTCCGTGTCCCGCTCATCCGTCGGCAGGAACACCCGGTCGGAACGGCGGCACTTCCAGGCCGGGCTCAGCGGGCGGCGAGCGGCTCCTCGCCCGGTGCTCCCCGCGGCCCGAGCCCACCGCCGGGCCCGCCCCGCCCGCGTTCCGCCGCCCCCATGCACGGGGGGCAACTTCCCGCCGGCCCGAGGCCCGCACAAAGGCCGCTCACCTGCGGCGGGAGGCCCCGCTCGGGCCGCTCAGCTGCCTGCGGGCGGGGCCGCGGCCTGCTCGCTCCGCCCGATCCCCGCGCTCGCttggcggcggcggcgggcggcggggcggggagggccgggccgggcggcggagcggagcgcAGGAGGCGGAGCGCACCCGGAGCACGGCGCCCCCTGCCGGGCACCGCCCGCAGCGCAGCGCCGCCATGAGAGCCGCGCTCGTGGGGTACAGCAGCtccgaggaggaggaggaggaaggaggaggggggtcGCGGGGCAGGTCGGTGTGATGGGGCAGGTCGGTGTCATGGGGCAGGTCGGTGTGATGGGGCAGGCCGGTGTTATTGGGCAGGTCGGTGCCGGGCCCGGTGAGGGGGGAAACCGACGCGCTTCTTTGTGCCTTGCAGCCGCCGCCTGCCCGTCCCCGAGTCCGTGCTGGCCATGTTCGAGGAGGAGCGGGACGAGAAGCGGGACGACAGCGCTCTGCACGGCGGCCGCGTGCGGTGCTTCCCGCACGAGCGGGGCAGCTGGGCCACGCACGTGTACCTGCCGTGTGCGTGACACCGGGACGGGACTGGGGGGCGCCGGGATGTGGGTGGGCTCCGGGCGGCCCGAGCTGGGGGTGCGGGCGGCCTAGAGCAGGACTTGGAGCTCAATGGGCCGCACGGTGCCCCCCAACCTCGGCCGTTCTGCCTGCCCCACAGACCAGGCCCAGGAGGAgttcctggagctgctggagctgctggtgtcCCACGCTCGCACCTACGTCCCGTCCGTCACGGCCATGGAGGAGTTCCATGTCAGCCTGTCGCAGAGCGTGGTGCTGCGCTACCACTGGATCAACCCCTTCATGCAGAGCCTCAAGGAGCGCCTGGCCTCCTTCCACAGGTGGGGACAACCCCAGGGCAGCGGCTGTGGGCCTCTGCTCACACTCTTTAGCagggcctgggttgaaaaggaccacagtgctcacccagttccaaccccctgctgtgtgcagggtcaccaaccagcagcccaggctgcccagagccacatccagcctggccttgaatgcctgcagggatggggcatccacagcctccttgggcaacctgttcagtgcgtcaccaccctctgcgtgaaaaacttcctcctaatactcaacctaaacctcccctggctcagtgttgggttgttttgttttattcccctTGGCTGAAACATTCCTTTCTCACTTCAGGTTCTTCTGTGTGGCTGACCAAGTGAAGGTGTACACCAACCAGAACAAAACCAGGTGAGCCAGCAGAGGGGCACAGTGCCAGGCAGGTGGGAGCTGCCCGTGCCATCCCACAGCACGGCAGGGGCAGAACCATCTCAGGTGGAGGGTGTCCCATCCCAGTGACTGAAGGTTCAGCTCTTTGTCCAGCCCAATCCCGCAGCACTCCAGGCTGCATCTGTTCTTAGCTCCTCCATCAGCTCTTTGCCAGCTGTTATTGTCTGTGGGGACTGAACCTCGGGCTGCAGAATTTCAGCCTTCTGAAGGTAGGAGGAGGGACGTGTTCCCGACGTGGCCCGAGGCGGCCTTTCAGCTGCGGTTGGGTGATGCTGCAGCTTCACATCCACGCTGCACATCGCTGTGCTGATCTGGTTGGCTCTGGCTGCACAGATCCCTGTGCCAGCTGAGGGAGTGGGTGGGGGAATGAGCAGCCTGgggccagcagagcagggaccACCTCCTTTGGCAGCAACAACAGCTTATGCTGATGGTGAAATTGCAGCTTCAAAGGGCTGCAGACAAACAGCTCTGACAGCACAAGCTCACCTGGGTGCCAGCTTATAAGCCTGATGGCGCCTCTTCCAGCTTAACACAATGAAGCAATTTAAAATGCCAAAGCACATTAAAGAGAAAGGTGATTAACGTTATGAAAAGCTGCTGAATCTGATGGGAATGGGAAACCACATCGGTCATGGGCAGGAGGAAGCAGCTCTTTGAGGGAGACTGGTCCTCACGTGGTCACACACACAGGCATATGAGAAGCATCACCACAACAGTCCTCGTGAGGAACCTCTTTGTCACAGCACTTCCCCATCCACGCTGTTCTCAGCTGGTGCTTTGCAGCCCCTTCCTCTCCACCATACAACTCCTGTAGTAACCTCCATCCTCTCGAAGCCGTACTGCCCTTGTGCAGGGCACGGTGCTCTGCTGAGGTACTCACGTGTGTCCTGGTCTTTGTTTAGGACCTTTGTGGGTTTGGAAGTCTCTACTGGacatttccagctgctggaaATGGTCTCGGAGGTGGACAAGGTTATGGAGGAATATGACCTCCCCGTATTCTACAAGGTGAGggcttttcctgctgctctggaggTGCTGCCTGGTTCCTTGCACCAAATCTCCCGCTGCATCCCCAAAGCCTCCTTTCATCCTCACGACCCAATCCTTGCTTTATCTCCAGGACCCGTCCTTCCACATCAGCATGGCCTGGTGCGTCGGGGACCTGAGGGGCAGCCTGGAGGGGCAATGTCTGCAGGAGCTCCAGGTGTGTCCCTACATGAACATGGGGGTGGGCCAGAGCAGAGGGAGGCTGCTTCTGTGAGGCAAACTCAGCTTGACTTAAAGGAGACTTTGGgattgggggtggggggaggaaggagccaCTGTCCTGTATTGCAGCTACAAACACCTTCTGGCTCAGCTcagagatggagctgctgaCATCCCCCCAGCAGCCGGCCCACCCGCCCTCCTCACACTGACTCCTGCCCCTGCTCTTGTTTGCCAGGACATTGTGGACACATTTGAGGACTCTGCTCGCATTCTGCGTGTCCAATGGGAGCAAATCCGCTGCAAGTCGGGCAACAAGTTCTTCTGCTTCCCCCTGAGGTAGGAGCCGACGGGGCCGTGCATCTCACAGCCTGAAGGTCAGCAAAGAGACaatcctgcagcacagctcccagcaccgTCACACGAACTCTGTGGTCTCCGAGTCTGAGCTGTGGGCTGAAGAACCATGTTCCCGCAGCAGATTGCTCGCAGCACAGCAGGCGGGAtgtgctgcagtcagcactgcCGGCTGCGCTCACAGCTGCGAATTCtgctgattttaaaacagaaaggggaaaaaaaaccaccaccacccaaCCCACCCAACCCGGCTGTGACGGCCGTGGGTGCTGGATGGTTGGGAGCGGGGAGCTCGCGTGGGAAGCGCCTGGAGGCGGCTCGTCTGGCACAGTTGGAAGCGGCTCCGTCATTGTCTGAGCGCTGAGCTCAGCGCGGAGCATCCCGGCCTCACAACGAGCACGTTGTTGGTGTTAATGTCAGTGCAGGCCGTGCTGCTCCGCGCTGTGCTGCCACGGTGAGACCAGCAGGGGGCAGTGCCAGCTCCGCGTTCCGGGCCGGGGGCGGCACGGGGGCTGGTCGGTAACACGGGGCCGCTCGGTAACACGGGGCTGGTCGGTAACACGGGGCCGCTCGGTAACACGGGGCCGCTCGGTAACACGGGCTGCTCGGTAACACGGGGCTGCTCGGTAACACGGGGCTGCTCGGTAACACGGGGCCGCTCGGTAACAAACACGGGCTGTTCGTGCGCTGCCCGGGCCGGACTCTGTGCTCGGCAAAGCTCCGCTCTGCGCGTTGTTCCGTGCGCCGCCTCCATGTTTCGTGCCCCGGTTGTTGCCGCAAGGTCCTTCCGGGCAGTAAATGCATCTCACGgcgctgtgtgtgtgtgtctgatGTGCCCAGGACACTCAGCTCACGTTCCCGTCCGGTCACATCCCGTCTCCCGTCCCCCCGTTCTATCGCAGGGGGCGCTGCTCGTGGCGCTGTCACCTGCCGTGATCGCGTCtctccgccccgccccgccccccgccccgcccccgccgcccccgccccgctgTGTCGGCCGGGCAGCGCCGTGCGGAGCCGAGCGGTGTCGGAGCGCGGAGCACATGGGCCGCGCCTGATCCGCACACAAAGGGGCCGGTGCCGAGGGGCAGCGCCGCCCGATGCTCCGCTCGCAGCCCCCGCTGGTGGCGGCCGGGCCCGGGCCATGAGGGCGGCGTAGCTCGGGATggcgggcggcggggcgagGCGTGAGGGCGCCCCCTGCCGGGCGGGCGGAACCCTCGtgctgctggcgctgctggGAGCGGCCGGAGCGGAGCTGAACGCGGAGGTGAGAGCGGGGAGCGGCCgggagcggggagcggggccgggccgccgTGACACGGGAAGGGCCGCGGGGCCGCGCGGAGCCGTCGGTGCCGTCCCCGCCCGCTGAGCGCCGTGTGCCCCCAGGCATGGCTGCGGCTGTACGGGTACCTGCCGCCGGGCAGCCGGCAGATGTCCACCATGCGCTCCGCACAGATCCTCTCCTCGGCCCTCTCCGAGATGCAGAAGTTCTACGGGATCCCCGTTACCGGCGTGCTGGACGAGGAGACCAAAACGTGAGCTCGGCCCCGTGCTCCCCTCGCTCTGACCCCCGTCCCTCCTCTCCCCAAAGCGGGGTCGGTCCTTTCTATCCCGGTTCGGTGTTTGTGCTCCGTCACTGTCCCCGCGGGGTCACGAGCCCTGCCcgcccccagcagcacagcggCTGCTCCCCCCCATTGCCATGACCCCTCTGGGTGCCGTGACCCCTCGGGGTGCCGTGACCCCTCTGGGTGCCGTGACCCCTCTGGGTGCCGTAACCCCTCTGGGTGCCGAGCCCTgagccccccgcccccccccaggTGGATGAGGCGGCCCCGCTGTGGGGTCCCGGACCAGTTTGGGGTGCGGATGAAGTCCAACATGCGGCGGAAGCGGTACGCACTGACCGGGCGGCGCTGGAGCCAGAGCCACCTCACCTTCAGGTACACAGCACCGGCAATGCCCGCCCTCAGCACAGACCCTGCAGgtcacagccctgagcagctccGCTCTGTGCCCGCAGCATCCAGAACTACACGGAGAAGCTGGGCCGCTACCACTCGTACGAGGCCATCCGCCAGGCCTTCCGTGTATGGGAGCAGGCCACGCCGCTGGCCTTCCAGGAGGTGCCCTATGAAGACATCCGTCAGAAGCGGAAGAAGGAGGCTGACATCATGGTGCTCTTCGCCTCGGGCTTCCATGGGGACAGCTCCCCTTTCGATGGCGTCGGGGGGTTCCTGGCACACGCTTATTTCCCTGGcccagggatggggggggacacACACTTTGACTCAGATGAGCCCTGGACGCTGGAAAACACGGATGTGTCGGgtgagctggggctgagggctgggcCGGGTGGTGCTGGGGGCAGCCTGGGGTGTCCCTGGCAGCTGGAGGGCATGGCACAGGGTGGTGAGAGTGTGTGAGTGGGGGTGCTGGGAGAACAGATTCTATGAGGGCAGCGTGGACGGCTCTGGCTTCCTGCAAAGCATCCCTGTAACAGGGTGCAGGGAACCCCCTGTGCTGGGGTCATGCTGATGGTGCCTTTCCCCACAGGGAACAACCTCTTCCTGGTGGCTGTGCACGAACTGGGGCACTCGCTGGGCCTGGAGCACTCCAGCAACCCCAGCGCTATCATGGCCCCCTTCTACCAGTGGATGGACACAGAGAACTTCCAGCTCCCCGAGGACGACCTGAAGGGCATACAGCAGCTGTACGGTGAGGAGCTGCGCTGGGATGTGGGCTGGCAGGGGGACATGggtgctgtgccagctgtggggctgggtgctgggtcTTGGAGCCTCTGAATGGGGAGTAGAAGCACTGTAGGTTGGCAGATGTTCCATACACCCTCTCCTGCTCTGTGTAGGTACTGCAGATGGGCACCCTCAGCCCACCAAGCCCTTGCCCACCGTGACACCTCGGAGACCCGGCAGGCCGGACCACAGACCCCCCAGACCACCTCCACCAGGGAAACCAGAGCGGCCCCCAAAACCTGGCAACCCAGATCGACCCGACCAGTACGGCCCCGATATCTGTGATGGGAACTTTGACACGGTGGCGGTGCTGCGGGGAGAGATGTTTGTGTTCAAGGTACCATCCATGACACCTCCCCTTCCCTCTGAGCCCATGTCCACCCCAGGGTCTCTGGGTGGAAGGGGTACCCCAGCACTTCACCTGTCCCCAGGgctctgtccctgtgctgtgctgatgctCTGCTTCCCACCAGGGCAAGTGGTTCTGGCGGGTGCGGCACAATCGGGTGCTGGACAACTACCCCATGCCCATCGGGCACTTCTGGCGGGGGCTGCCTGGGGACATCGACGCTGCCTATGAGAGGCATGACGGGAGATTTGTGTTCTTTAAAGGTGAGCAGGGCAGCTGGAGATGGGGCGATGGGGCAGGGAGTGCCCCCACATCATGGGCAGactgcacagctgggcagcGCAGCCTCACctgctttctccatttcctcccATTCAGGCAACCGGTACTGGCTGTTCCGTGAAGCCAACCTGGAAGCTGGGTACCCGCAGCCCCTGACCAGCTACGGGCAGGGCATCCCCTACGACAGCATCGACACTGCAGTGTGGTGGGAGCCAACAGGGCACACCTTCTTCTTCCGTGGAGACAGGTGGGTGCTTCTGTTCCTCACCTTGGAGCGGGGGCAGTGTGCGGTGCATGGATGTGGGATGATAAGCTGTAGGCAGATGGCTTTCTGGGCCGAGGACTGACAGGAAAGCTGGAGCACCCTGTGCTGTCAGGGGGCTGCATGTCTGTGCCCCCCCTGCTCACCATGTCCTGCTGTCTCCTACAGATACTGGCGCTTCAATGAGGACACACGCTCAGTGGACCCTGGCTACCCCAAGCC encodes:
- the ZNF319 gene encoding zinc finger protein 319; translated protein: MSESWQQQQQQPQQPPPPPQQHHAGTTALPEHSIPPSTADNPLGCAVYGILLQPDPGLQHHQHAPLQAGEPSHKCGVCGHDLTHLSNPHEHQCLPGHDRSFQCTQCLKIFHQATDLLEHQCIQVEQKPFVCGVCKMGFSLLTSLAQHHNVHNGNAMKCSICEKTYKPPEAEHPQPLDPSEKPYSCSICQKTFKHLSELSRHERIHTGEKPYKCTLCDKSFSQSSHLVHHKRTHSSERPYKCTVCEKTFKHRSHLVRHMYAHSGEHLFKCNVCELHFKESSELLQHPCTPSGERPFRCGECQKAFKRPSDLRQHERTHSEERPFKCDLCQMSFKQQYALMRHRRTHKAEEPFKCNLCEKGFVQPSHLVYHQHVHGIENLFKCNVCQKGFNQSSELLRHKCVQNAERPFKCAVCNKSYKRASALQKHQLAHCAEKPLKCTLCERRFFSSSEFVQHRCDPAREKPLKCPDCEKRFKYASDLQRHRRVHTGEKPYKCPSCEKAFKQREHLNKHHSVHAREQQYKCMWCGERFLDLGLLQEHSVQHTAEGAYQVAACLP
- the USB1 gene encoding U6 snRNA phosphodiesterase isoform X1; this translates as MRAALVGYSSSEEEEEEGGGGSRGSRRLPVPESVLAMFEEERDEKRDDSALHGGRVRCFPHERGSWATHVYLPYQAQEEFLELLELLVSHARTYVPSVTAMEEFHVSLSQSVVLRYHWINPFMQSLKERLASFHRFFCVADQVKVYTNQNKTRTFVGLEVSTGHFQLLEMVSEVDKVMEEYDLPVFYKDPSFHISMAWCVGDLRGSLEGQCLQELQDIVDTFEDSARILRVQWEQIRCKSGNKFFCFPLR
- the USB1 gene encoding U6 snRNA phosphodiesterase isoform X2, with the protein product MFEEERDEKRDDSALHGGRVRCFPHERGSWATHVYLPYQAQEEFLELLELLVSHARTYVPSVTAMEEFHVSLSQSVVLRYHWINPFMQSLKERLASFHRFFCVADQVKVYTNQNKTRTFVGLEVSTGHFQLLEMVSEVDKVMEEYDLPVFYKDPSFHISMAWCVGDLRGSLEGQCLQELQDIVDTFEDSARILRVQWEQIRCKSGNKFFCFPLR
- the MMP15 gene encoding matrix metalloproteinase-15, which translates into the protein MAGGGARREGAPCRAGGTLVLLALLGAAGAELNAEAWLRLYGYLPPGSRQMSTMRSAQILSSALSEMQKFYGIPVTGVLDEETKTWMRRPRCGVPDQFGVRMKSNMRRKRYALTGRRWSQSHLTFSIQNYTEKLGRYHSYEAIRQAFRVWEQATPLAFQEVPYEDIRQKRKKEADIMVLFASGFHGDSSPFDGVGGFLAHAYFPGPGMGGDTHFDSDEPWTLENTDVSGNNLFLVAVHELGHSLGLEHSSNPSAIMAPFYQWMDTENFQLPEDDLKGIQQLYGTADGHPQPTKPLPTVTPRRPGRPDHRPPRPPPPGKPERPPKPGNPDRPDQYGPDICDGNFDTVAVLRGEMFVFKGKWFWRVRHNRVLDNYPMPIGHFWRGLPGDIDAAYERHDGRFVFFKGNRYWLFREANLEAGYPQPLTSYGQGIPYDSIDTAVWWEPTGHTFFFRGDRYWRFNEDTRSVDPGYPKPISVWAGIPPSPKGAFLSSDASSTYFYRGTKYWKFDNERLRTEPGYPKSILRDFMGCNVELVPEPSPPRWPDVDRPPFNPDGDETPRDDGDEEEEEEEEDEEDYGEGGREKGGDVDVVVQIDEYTRTMSVVMVLVLLVLLLCILGLIYVIVQMQRKGTPRMLLYCKRSLQEWV